One part of the Humulus lupulus chromosome 9, drHumLupu1.1, whole genome shotgun sequence genome encodes these proteins:
- the LOC133801165 gene encoding protein NRT1/ PTR FAMILY 8.1-like isoform X1 produces the protein MGEDQDIYTKDGTTDFKNRPALKKETGTWKACPFILGNECCERLAYYGMSTNLVNYLKSRLNQRNVVAVNNVTNWSGTCYVTPLIGAFLADAYLGGYWTIASFSIIYVFGMILLTLSASVQGLKPSCDDQNVCHVKGSQATFFFVGLYLIALGAGGIKACVSSYGADQFDDSDEAEKEKKSSFFNWFYMSINIGALVASSVLVWVQTNVGWSWGFGIPAAAMAIAVMSFFLGTKLYRNQRPNGSPLTKICQVIVASLRKLRVEVPKDKSLLYETVDDESVVKGGRKLDHTNQLSFFDKAAVETESDVKKGSAMNTWRLCTVTQVEELKSILRLLPIWATGIIFSAAYSQMGTLVILQGNTMDLHVANSFQVSSASLSVFDIISVIFWVPVYDRLIVPFARKITGHNNGFTQLQRIAIGLVISTLAMFIAGTLEFVRLREVKKHNYYELKHIPMSVFWQVPQYFILGCAEVFTCIGQLEFFYEQAPDTMRSLCSALSLTTNALGSYLSTFLVIVVTDLTTRNGKPGWIPDNLNYGHVDYFWFLALLSVLNFLVFLLVAKWYTYKKPL, from the exons GGAATGAATGCTGTGAGAGATTAGCTTATTATGGGATGAGTACAAATCTGGTGAATTATCTAAAATCTCGACTAAATCAGAGAAATGTGGTTGCGGTTAATAATGTTACAAACTGGTCAGGCACATGTTATGTTACACCTTTGATTGGAGCATTTTTAGCTGATGCCTACCTTGGAGGATATTGGACTATTGCATCTTTCTCAATCATTTATGTGTTT GGAATGATATTATTGACATTATCAGCTTCTGTTCAAGGACTAAAACCATCATGTGATGACCAAAATGTATGCCATGTCAAAGGGTCACAAGCCACATTTTTCTTTGTAGGTCTTTACCTTATAGCTCTAGGAGCAGGTGGAATCAAGGCCTGTGTTTCATCCTATGGCGCAGACCAATTCGACGATTCTGATGAGgctgagaaagagaagaagaGCTCTTTCTTTAACTGGTTTTACATGTCAATCAACATTGGTGCTCTTGTTGCTTCTTCAGTGCTTGTTTGGGTACAAACCAATGTGGGATGGAGCTGGGGATTTGGTATTCCGGCTGCAGCCATGGCGATAGCAGTGATGAGTTTCTTTTTGGGTACAAAACTGTATAGGAATCAGAGGCCTAATGGGAGTCCATTGACAAAGATATGCCAAGTCATTGTGGCTTCATTGAGAAAGTTGAGAGTTGAAGTGCCTAAGGATAAGTCTCTTTTGTATGAGACTGTGGATGATGAATCTGTTGTTAAAGGTGGTCGAAAACTTGATCATACAAACCAGTTGAG TTTTTTTGACAAGGCAGCAGTGGAGACTGAATCAGATGTGAAAAAGGGGTCAGCAATGAATACATGGAGACTATGCACTGTTACACAAGTTGAGGAGCTCAAGTCCATACTTAGGCTGCTCCCCATATGGGCAACAGGCATAATTTTCTCTGCTGCATATAGCCAAATGGGAACCTTGGTTATTCTACAAGGCAACACCATGGATCTTCATGTGGCCAACTCCTTCCAAGTTTCCTCAGCCTCTCTCTCCGTCTTTGACATCATTAGTGTCATCTTTTGGGTCCCAGTCTACGATCGTTTGATCGTGCCATTCGCCAGAAAAATCACCGGTCACAACAACGGCTTCACGCAGCTTCAGAGGATTGCAATTGGCCTTGTGATCTCCACCCTTGCCATGTTCATTGCAG GGACACTAGAGTTTGTGAGGCTAAGAGAGGTGAAAAAACACAATTACTATGAGCTAAAACACATTCCCATGTCAGTGTTTTGGCAAGTTCCCCAATATTTCATTTTAGGTTGTGCTGAAGTTTTTACCTGCATTGGGCAGCTGGAGTTTTTCTATGAGCAAGCTCCAGACACCATGAGGAGTCTTTGTTCAGCTCTTTCACTCACAACCAATGCTTTGGGAAGCTATTTGAGTACTTTCCTGGTCATTGTAGTCACTGACTTGACCACTAGAAATGGGAAGCCTGGATGGATACCAGACAACTTGAACTATGGTCATGTCGATTACTTCTGGTTTTTGGCTCTGTTGAGTGTGCTTAATTTTCTTGTGTTTCTTTTGGTGGCCAAGTGGTATACTTACAAGAAGCCACTATAA
- the LOC133801163 gene encoding protein NRT1/ PTR FAMILY 8.1-like — protein sequence MNNTMEEDNYTKDGTVDIKNKPANKNKTGNWKACRFILGNECCERLAYYGLGTNLVNYLTERLNLGNAAAANSVTNWSGTCYVTPLLGAFLADAYLGRFWTIAIFSIIYVFGVTFLTLSSSVPGLKPSCNSSGCHPKASQRSFFFFSLYLIALGTGGIKPCVSSFGADQFDETDDIERKKKSSFFNWFYFSINVGALIASSVLVWIQMNVGWGWGFGVPAVAMAIAVVFFFSGSRLYRIQKPGGSPLTRIAQVICASFRKFHVKVPQDKSLLYETADEECNIQGSRKLEHTDKLSFFDKAAVQTDTDEKKGGLANPWRLCTVTQVEELKAVIRLLPIWASGIVFAAVYSQMSTMFVLQGNTMDQHMGPHFEIPSASLSLFDTLSVLFWAPVYDKIIVPYVRKFTGRERGFTQLQRMGIGLVISMIAMITAGILEVIRLDIVHKNNYYDLKYIPMSIFWQVPQYFLVGCAEVFTFIGQLEFFYDQAPDAMRSMCSALSLTTVALGNYLSTLLVTIVTNVTTRNGQLGWIPDNLNRGHLDYFYWVLAILSLVNIFVYLLIANWYTYKKAVGPAK from the exons ATGAACAACACCATGGAAGAAGACAATTACACCAAAGATGGAACTGTGGATATCAAGAATAAACCGGCTAATAAGAATAAGACCGGGAATTGGAAAGCATGCCGTTTCATTCTTG GAAATGAATGCTGTGAAAGGTTGGCATACTATGGGTTAGGTACTAATCTTGTGAACTATCTTACTGAGCGTCTAAACCTGGGAAATGCCGCTGCAGCCAACAGTGTGACAAATTGGTCCGGAACATGTTATGTCACACCATTACTTGGTGCCTTCCTTGCTGATGCATATTTGGGAAGGTTTTGGACAATTGCTATATTCTCCattatttatgttttt GGTGTGACTTTCTTAACATTATCTTCTTCTGTTCCTGGACTAAAACCATCATGCAACAGTTCTGGTTGCCACCCTAAAGCGTCACAAcgttctttcttcttcttttcattgtaTCTGATTGCGCTTGGTACTGGTGGAATCAAACCTTGTGTCTCATCTTTCGGTGCAGACCAATTTGATGAAACTGATGATATTGAGAGGAAAAAGAAAAGTTCTTTCTTCAATTGGTTTTATTTTTCTATCAATGTTGGAGCACTAATTGCTTCGTCAGTTTTAGTTTGGATCCAAATGAATGTAGGATGGGGCTGGGGATTCGGAGTCCCTGCTGTAGCAATGGCCATTGCAGTTGTGTTTTTCTTCTCAGGCAGTCGGCTGTACCGTATTCAAAAACCTGGAGGAAGTCCCCTTACAAGGATTGCTCAGGTTATTTGTGCGTCCTTCAGAAAATTCCATGTAAAAGTTCCCCAAGACAAGTCTCTTCTTTATGAAACTGCTGATGAGGAATGTAATATTCAAGGGAGCCGCAAGCTTGAGCACACAGACAAGTTAAG CTTCTTTGATAAGGCAGCTGTGCAGACTGACACTGATGAAAAAAAGGGTGGATTGGCAAACCCCTGGAGACTCTGCACAGTTACTCAAGTTGAGGAGCTGAAGGCTGTTATTCGTTTACTTCCGATATGGGCATCTGGAATAGTCTTTGCTGCTGTCTACAGCCAAATGAGCACCATGTTTGTTTTGCAAGGCAACACAATGGACCAACACATGGGGCCTCACTTTGAAATTCCATCTGCGTCTCTTTCCCTCTTTGACACTCTCAGTGTCCTCTTCTGGGCTCCTGTTTATGACAAGATCATCGTCCCATACGTGAGGAAGTTCACTGGCAGAGAAAGAGGCTTCACTCAGCTACAACGAATGGGGATTGGCCTTGTCATATCCATGATTGCCATGATCACTGCTGGGATTTTGGAGGTCATTCGTCTAGACATTGTTCACAAGAACAACTATTACGATCTCAAGTACATTCCCATGTCCATTTTCTGGCAAGTCCCGCAGTATTTCCTTGTGGGATGTGCTGAAGTTTTCACTTTCATAGGACAGTTGGAGTTCTTCTATGACCAGGCACCCGACGCAATGAGAAGTATGTGTTCGGCTCTCTCCCTCACAACCGTTGCACTAGGCAATTACTTGAGCACTCTGCTTGTTACTATTGTAACCAATGTTACCACAAGAAATGGGCAACTCGGCTGGATTCCAGATAACTTGAACAGAGGTCACCTTGACTACTTCTACTGGGTTTTGGCCATCCTCAGCTTGGTGAACATCTTTGTGTATCTATTGATTGCCAATTGGTATACCTACAAGAAGGCAGTAGGTCCTGCCAAATAA
- the LOC133801165 gene encoding protein NRT1/ PTR FAMILY 8.1-like isoform X2, protein MSTNLVNYLKSRLNQRNVVAVNNVTNWSGTCYVTPLIGAFLADAYLGGYWTIASFSIIYVFGMILLTLSASVQGLKPSCDDQNVCHVKGSQATFFFVGLYLIALGAGGIKACVSSYGADQFDDSDEAEKEKKSSFFNWFYMSINIGALVASSVLVWVQTNVGWSWGFGIPAAAMAIAVMSFFLGTKLYRNQRPNGSPLTKICQVIVASLRKLRVEVPKDKSLLYETVDDESVVKGGRKLDHTNQLSFFDKAAVETESDVKKGSAMNTWRLCTVTQVEELKSILRLLPIWATGIIFSAAYSQMGTLVILQGNTMDLHVANSFQVSSASLSVFDIISVIFWVPVYDRLIVPFARKITGHNNGFTQLQRIAIGLVISTLAMFIAGTLEFVRLREVKKHNYYELKHIPMSVFWQVPQYFILGCAEVFTCIGQLEFFYEQAPDTMRSLCSALSLTTNALGSYLSTFLVIVVTDLTTRNGKPGWIPDNLNYGHVDYFWFLALLSVLNFLVFLLVAKWYTYKKPL, encoded by the exons ATGAGTACAAATCTGGTGAATTATCTAAAATCTCGACTAAATCAGAGAAATGTGGTTGCGGTTAATAATGTTACAAACTGGTCAGGCACATGTTATGTTACACCTTTGATTGGAGCATTTTTAGCTGATGCCTACCTTGGAGGATATTGGACTATTGCATCTTTCTCAATCATTTATGTGTTT GGAATGATATTATTGACATTATCAGCTTCTGTTCAAGGACTAAAACCATCATGTGATGACCAAAATGTATGCCATGTCAAAGGGTCACAAGCCACATTTTTCTTTGTAGGTCTTTACCTTATAGCTCTAGGAGCAGGTGGAATCAAGGCCTGTGTTTCATCCTATGGCGCAGACCAATTCGACGATTCTGATGAGgctgagaaagagaagaagaGCTCTTTCTTTAACTGGTTTTACATGTCAATCAACATTGGTGCTCTTGTTGCTTCTTCAGTGCTTGTTTGGGTACAAACCAATGTGGGATGGAGCTGGGGATTTGGTATTCCGGCTGCAGCCATGGCGATAGCAGTGATGAGTTTCTTTTTGGGTACAAAACTGTATAGGAATCAGAGGCCTAATGGGAGTCCATTGACAAAGATATGCCAAGTCATTGTGGCTTCATTGAGAAAGTTGAGAGTTGAAGTGCCTAAGGATAAGTCTCTTTTGTATGAGACTGTGGATGATGAATCTGTTGTTAAAGGTGGTCGAAAACTTGATCATACAAACCAGTTGAG TTTTTTTGACAAGGCAGCAGTGGAGACTGAATCAGATGTGAAAAAGGGGTCAGCAATGAATACATGGAGACTATGCACTGTTACACAAGTTGAGGAGCTCAAGTCCATACTTAGGCTGCTCCCCATATGGGCAACAGGCATAATTTTCTCTGCTGCATATAGCCAAATGGGAACCTTGGTTATTCTACAAGGCAACACCATGGATCTTCATGTGGCCAACTCCTTCCAAGTTTCCTCAGCCTCTCTCTCCGTCTTTGACATCATTAGTGTCATCTTTTGGGTCCCAGTCTACGATCGTTTGATCGTGCCATTCGCCAGAAAAATCACCGGTCACAACAACGGCTTCACGCAGCTTCAGAGGATTGCAATTGGCCTTGTGATCTCCACCCTTGCCATGTTCATTGCAG GGACACTAGAGTTTGTGAGGCTAAGAGAGGTGAAAAAACACAATTACTATGAGCTAAAACACATTCCCATGTCAGTGTTTTGGCAAGTTCCCCAATATTTCATTTTAGGTTGTGCTGAAGTTTTTACCTGCATTGGGCAGCTGGAGTTTTTCTATGAGCAAGCTCCAGACACCATGAGGAGTCTTTGTTCAGCTCTTTCACTCACAACCAATGCTTTGGGAAGCTATTTGAGTACTTTCCTGGTCATTGTAGTCACTGACTTGACCACTAGAAATGGGAAGCCTGGATGGATACCAGACAACTTGAACTATGGTCATGTCGATTACTTCTGGTTTTTGGCTCTGTTGAGTGTGCTTAATTTTCTTGTGTTTCTTTTGGTGGCCAAGTGGTATACTTACAAGAAGCCACTATAA